In the Primulina tabacum isolate GXHZ01 chromosome 15, ASM2559414v2, whole genome shotgun sequence genome, TACATGGTTTCTAATGGagatgattttaagaaaatggaCAAAATCTACATCAGATATCTTTATTTCCTGTTTCTGGAACAATGCCACTTCGATACTCCCAAAACATATTCCAATCACCTTTTCATCGATACCTTCTCGAAGCAGTATCTTAAAAAACGAGAAAATCAAAACTAGGCCTGTTGGGTTGTAATCTGTCACCATATCCATTTAAAGACATCAACAATCCACAAGACATATATCTCCAACTTTTTGCCAACAGTCAGCGAAAATCGGGTTATACTTGATCGTGAGAAAAATAACATGAAGTTGATCAATGGACAGAAGGATAAAAAATCAATCTAATTATTTGTCAGGCCATGCAAATTCAGGGGTCCTACTGCAGCAAAGGAAGAAAAGTGAGCATAACTAATTAGAGTCATTATGCGATAACTGCCAGTTTGATCAAATTAATCATCATTTTGCGCCAAATTTTGTCAGAACTCAGGCACCGACCAAAAAGATTTCAAGGCGTAACCAGAAATTCAGGCATGCAAATCTCACTAGCCGCTTTAAGTTTGGAAAATCCAATATTCATAGAGGCCGTGAGTTGTGATGGCACTTATTTATGTTTCacagaaaatttattattaGAGCTTGATAAATAATTTCCTAGATCAGATGGACTACACATATAGGCACACAATGTCCAAATTCAAATTGCAgagaatataataaatataaagcaCAGAAATATAGAGAACTTGATGGTAATCGTAAGAGGAATACATCCACATATAATTTTCCTCAAATGGGGACTTAGGAAAGAGTGTCAGAAAAAAATCAATCAGTACACTCATGATAAGAACTTAAAAAGCAGTACAGTTTAAAGCAAGATTGAATTTCcaacacatgaaaacaagagagaCAATGGAGCCTAATTTTACCATCTTGACCAGAGGACAAGGAAACATAAATCACCTAAAGCTAAAACATATCAGAACGGAATGCTTTTCAAGGTTGAATGACTGCACAATATTTGACTTGCGCAGATAGACAGAAGAGTTTCTTTTTTAACTAGCCAAGATAGATAAAGGAGTTAATGAAACAGTAAATGACGAAAAATCTGAATCTTTAAAATTGTGGTTCATTTTCGCAGAAGGTAGCCCTGCCATCAAACCACCGACTTTACAACTACGACATAATGGTGAGAATCTAGTCTCATATTCATTGCTAGAAACTAGCTACATCATTGGGACTTGGAAACGAGAAAATTGCAGGCATGTGGCTATACCTGAAAAAATACAAGTGCTTGAGTTCATAGACTCAAGAAAATAATTGAATGAATAAATGCAACCCACTCAATGACATCAATACAGCTCCCCAAAAAGAATTAAAAGGTATGGAGTTCAAAAAAGTTGATTTGCCAAATGGATAGGAAAATAAGATCATATTAGATTTGAAGCATCTTCAAGTAAAAAGACATTCACCAATTGGTTTCTGTTTTCCTGGTAAAATCAAAAGTTGGAACTGTATTGATAAATGTTCCAATTATGTCatcatgaaacaaatatttacaCAAACTTTTTTACCTAAAAGAGAGAAAAGATTAAATCATTAAGAGAATTACTGACCCATTCACCTATAAGAAAGATCACAATCAATAAAGTTCATTGACTAACTAAAAATGAAACATGACATCTttctaaatattaaaaatcaaaaCAAGTACAATGCCACTCTTACCAGAGTCTTTGGCATGGATGGTGTGACTGGAATTAATTGCCTAGATTGTTTAATTGCCAGTTCCTCAAGTCTTTGAGTTCCAACAGATATCTGTAACAAAATGAACATTGTGTATCAGCGCAGTCACTCCAAGATCTTCAATAATAATGGAGAAAGGGACCTACCTGAGGCGTAACCAGAGCTTGGCTTGGACCCTGAGCTACAGCTTCTGCCATATTGAGAGTGGCGGTTGTGCCCAAGGCAAGTTGTGTGGAAGCAGATTGTTGCACAGACGAGCTTCCAATTCCATTGCTCCCAACTAACACAGGAACCTCTGCCAAAGCAGATGTCCATTTTTCTCCACCGACTGCAGCAGCAGAACCAATAGGTAAGCTCTGAATGGCAGAACTTAAGCCCGGAGATGGGACTCTTCCAACCTCCGGAATGACTGCTCTTTCTTCAGTTCCTAATGATGGAAAATTTCTCTCGAATCTTGTTTTGTTCGCGCTGCCACCAAGAGCACCAGTGGTAAGCAAAGCACTAGTGTCGTTTCCACCAGCACTGCTTGAGTCAGTTACAACTTTCTTAGTCCATCTGTCCCCATGCGACCCAGAAGTTGCAGACTGAGATCTTCTTACCCCATCCCAATCAAATTTACCAGAAAAATTGTTCCCTGGTGAATCTGAAAAGCCCCTGCGCCAGCGATCCGCCGATACCGATTTGTCTTTGTCTTGAGAATCATATCTATCTTTTTCCCAATCCCTGTCACGTCGATTTCGGCCAAAACTATTATAGGACCTCAGATTTCCAGAGCCATTACTACTGGAACTCCGGTGGAAACATGACGAGTTTGTTCTTTCAAAACTTGATGACCGTCCAAAATCATGACCATTGCTACTCAAAAATGAATTGTTCCTTGAAAGTTTCGGTGCAGATTTGTCATCTAAAACAAAACACAACACATAAAAAATAGGTGGatgcaaaatttcgaaaaaagtTGGATATGGAGATTCTTATTTAAGATGAAAATACCTAAATGCGAAATAGATCCACTGCCGCTCTGGTTTCCAGAATTTTTCAACCATTCAGGTACTAAAGTGGGCTCACTGTTTTCCATAATCAGTGCTAAACATTATCATATACAATAAAATCAATGGGAGGAAAATTAACTAGTCTTCTAAGAACAGCTACCACCGTTCCGCAGCCACGTGCCAATACCAAGTTAATGCAGCGTCTCCGCACCTAAACAAAATTGAACCTAGTCGATCTAGCTTTTACTCTTTATTGCTAATTTCCTAAATCCACCTTTACTTCTGTCAACAACCgaactccaaaatttaatagCCAGTATCTCAGGGATGCAAGCTAAAACACCAAATAGAATGCTCCAACGAACTGGTGTTCGAATAAAATAATCTGAACTGTCCTATAGAGGGTATCTAGGGTTTCTTCCCACTCTGTACAATTTATAGTATTCTATCAACCAAAACAGAACATTCAATTTAACAAAACAAATCCACCAAAATTCAGTCACATTCAACTGCCCGTAAACAACATTAACACTAGCAGCTTCGATGTCCTCCGTGCTCAAGGGAAACAGGCCAGGAAGACACTCATACCACAATAACAAACAAATTCAACAAACCCCATTAAATATGAGCCTGCTCCATGCACAAGGAATGCCAGAGCAGATCAAATTCTTCAAAATAAATCTAAAACCCACGTGAGAAAACGCATGAGAATCAAACCCTATACCCTAGAGAATCCACCAAACAGCAACGAAAATCAGCAAAAGAACCCAGGAATTTGAACAGTCCACCAACACGAAAATTTTATCAAAACTCAGAAACAGTCGTATAATACCCGAAAAaactttcaaaaaaaattagagTGAAACCAACGCGTTGAATGCAATATTATACAGGTAAACTATACCCAAAACAGTCTTCCGTTCGAAGGAAAAACCCTAATCCCTTGCACACGCCGCCTTGAGTTATGCTATCGTTTCAGGGTCTAAAACAAGTGCGTCGAATATTCTAGAGAAACAAAAGCCAAATGTCATCTATTTCCTCCAAAAATCCTTGGCCTGGTATGCAGCAAACGAGATGGGAAGAAATTTAATCTGTGTATGTTGGAGAGGAAGCAGAAAATTACTCAGAGATTTTGTATGTATTTGCGGGTGTATATATTGTGTTCGTATAAATAGAGTTTGGTTTAATAGCCCTACTTCGTTTCAACCATGGGATTGGATTATCTATCTATCTTAATCCTAATCGTCGGATTAAGTACCCTTCAATTCTAGGACTCTCTAACTATATCAATCCTAATCCCTacccattttttttaaacctacttgtgtattatatttttcacaaaaaactcGTTGTCTCGTTGATCAAATTTGTTATATGGATCTCAAACTTGATCtggtttataaaaatataatattttttaactattatttaaattatagatatGGATCTTGTCATTCTGTCACACATGTATAGATATGTGATAACGTTTCACAATAGACTTACAATTTTTAATGTATATCTTATAAAAAGTTATAAATTTTTCAATAAAAGATGTTTGTTAAAATTAAATCTCTAACCGATATATCTTTCAATTTAAAAACTCGGTTTTTTTaaggagaaaagtttgttacaGTTGAATCTCGAACTCTGAACATAATCTGAATTTAAGATTTATAGTAACAAATTTTATGAATGAATGTgcaagataaaaattttaaaaacagtATTTTATTTACTGTGAAAGATTAACATTTATCAtggttttaaatttaaattgtgattttatctCCAGATTTTAGTTTGTTATGAAAATCCAACTCTCTAAACTCTTTATACCATATGTGGTCGCAAAGCCTACACATAAAAGATGAAATCCATAACTTTTGTACCTATCATATATCATGAGTTGTTAAGCGATTTGacaattgaatttttatttggcaaaaacttatgtgagacggtctcacggatcgtatttgtgagacatatttcttatttggatcatacatgaaaaaatattactttttatgctaaaaatttactttttattttgaatatcagtaaggttgacccgtttcacaaataaatatccGTGATACTATCTCTCAAGAAACTTactctttttattttaatagaaattaaataacaataaaTTTCATTTGGATTagtatttattaaatatttttataaaagtgtttttacaaacaaaaaaatataaaagattttaaaagttattttaaaaacaaatatatattttaaaaactatTCTAGAAAAAAAACGTTTTTACGATTAAAAAGTAATATGTTTTGATTTACATAATCACTTTAATTtctaaaaacatgaaaatatatatatcaattttctttaaaattatacttggagaacattttttaaaatatatttttaataaaagtttTACAAACATCTTATGCGAATATATACTTTAACTTTTTTCGCTTATAAAAgactaaaatcaaataaagaTAAGACGAACTAGTTAACGCGTGAACAACATGATTTGttgatatctatatatatataaaagcagagtttttgctaaaaatagtaattttccgccaaaatgtcatttctaaaaaagaaatatatatcatagaatattgaaatatgtgtactgcaataaatgataattcatttattgtttgcattgattatatcaattcatttagttcaaatttgaatttaattcatttttatatcaatttaaatgtaacttattattttcattaccaagaggctacaatttttttccatatattttatttttttgatatagatgtattatttatattttttttattttatggggTTCACACATATATGAAATAATCAAGCGTCCGATCATGAAAGAATGAAAAATATTCtcaaataatatcatatatatataaacatagttTTTGTTCTATTTAAAAAGTTTCCGTCAATACTAATAtgttataaaagaaaaattgttgataattattaatatattgacctatcatattaaatatttgaaacaaataagaaataaatatgtaatgaaatgtgattttttttcaatttattttttaaaatttaaatttgatgttcTTTGAAAAGATAAACTACATTTAAGTAtttgtattgattatatcattctatttaattctaattatgTTTTTAAGTTGTGTGTTATTTTTATAGAGTTAATTTTTACTATCtatatcatattaaataaaatatcaaattttaatataatattaagttTTTCAACTAATTTTAAAAATGCCATTAATTTTTGGTATATTAATTGCCTGTGAAATGTTGTTATTATTAAATATCTTAATAGAACTTTAATATATGTatcttaataaaaatttaatttaaatatttttaccattttcaaaaattaaataaatttattcatctaaataagtgacataaaaatttaatttaaaaaaatatttattatttaaaattttgataaacagataatatatgatttttaaaatatttttttattttttatttattaataacaGTTTCactttaaacaaaataaataagtcAATTTAATGACAGAATATTGTTATCATCATTTGAGTGTTATCTCAAATgacataaatattttgatatgacaactttttataataatatttaaaatttaaatatattcattatattatattaattattttaaataattatttaaacattaatacttactaattttaatcattaattatataaaacaaCACTCCGTGCATCGCACGGGTGAAAGGCTAGTTTTAACAAAAACAAAAGAGCAGTGTACATCAAATGCAATTATTCTTAGGCTGCGTTTGGTTAGAAGGATAGgataaactaatgattagtatgtaaatgataaagaaaatgattgtgGTAGGAttgtaatatatggtgtaaaataatattatgtttggtaagatttttaagtgtaggatactttttgaattttttgataaaaagaCAAAATTGCCCTTCCCCTTCGCGGCGGCGGCCAGAAACGGTCGGCCTGGAAATATCGACCGGCGCCGGAAATAGTCGGCGCCGGCGGTCGGCCGGGGCTCGGCCGGCGGCACATCGGCGGTCGGCCGGCGGCGATCGTgacggcggcggcggcggtcggtGGCGGGAAGTGGTGGCGAGTTTGAATATaagagaagggtaaaattggaaaaataggaggtattaagagttggataaataatcctagggggtgaggaggtattattttaacctacctaatataacctaatcattcataggagggactgacttggttaaataatcacgcGTACCAAACAGCTGACTAGGTAGGATAAAATAATCTATCCCGGCTAATCATCCGAACCAAACGCGGCCTTACAGTCATCACAATCATTCTTAAGCTAGACAAGCTTCAAGACgaatcatataaaatattaataatcaaAAGAACGTCAAATTCGATAATAACATTGGGAAATTAGCTGAAACGTAATCCAACGAAAAGCTTCCCGAACTCCCAAGGATTCAACTATGTTTGGGATTAGTGATGGCAATATGGGCTGGGCGGGGTGGGGCGGGTTTATTATCCTTATTTCTGTCATCGAATTCTATTCTCACTCTCATACTCGTCCCGATTCTCGTTTTTTCCCAAACCCGAAATTTCAGGGATCAACTTCTCATTCTCGTctccgtttcaaaaatattaatatgtcAAGATGATGACGGATCTGTAGATTTTTtcaaaccaaaacttattattatatattattattagtgataatattaatattttaaaaaataataatattattatattatcgATACtaatcattattattttattattgataataTTTTCGGGACGGGTACCGGGCGCTCCGAACTACATGAATCCGAACCCAAATCCAAAAAAATCGAGGATCCTCATCCCTGTTTCGGGTTTTCCTCATAGAGCACCAAACCCGCTGAAAAAATTGTCATCCTTATTTCGGATGTGGACAACGGGAATGCAGCTATAGAATATGCAGCTCAATAGCTGAAAGAAAAATCGTAGCTCCTATTTTACTCCTCCCATTctaataaacataaacatagggAATTCACTTAAGAAAATGAAAGATCCTAACAAAATAAATGAAACAGAGAAATCAAGTCAATGGAAAGGAACATATGTACATTTGAGGTgacaacaatatatatatatatatatatatatttatttatttatatttaaaattaaaacctTATAATTTAAAGGTTTAAGTTTTGAAATCGTTAAGCTTTAGTTCAATGGTGGAGTTGGAGGCCCACTCCCGGGACTTGTTAGAAGTGGGGCCACTTTTCTATCTCAAGGGCCCAAGAAAGAAGAAGGAAGAAATCCATGGTACCTCCGAAAAGTTCAGAAATGCCCGCGCTTCGATTGAAAATTCCCTCGATTACATATGGATTTTCCTTATTTAAAACTCGGATTTTCTGTTTCGTATCCGTAAATTCTGTCAACTACAAATTCTCACTTCTCCTTCTGGTATGATAATGGATTctgtatgtttaattattttaacgTTAATCACCCAGCGTAATCAATTTTGTGTTCCACGCGGACATGGTAGATCTTCCATGAGCTTTTGTCGTGGTAGGTTTTTGTGAAGATTGGATTTTTTGTGCTTTTTCACTGCTCGAGCTTCGTGACTTTGTGCATTCATGTTCTGAAAGTTTTCTGATTTTTTGGGTGCTTAAGTCGACCTCCTTCTCGACTTGTAATCTGATTGACATAATATTTGGTGTCTGCATGTAAATCAGTATATTTGCGTTGACCCTTTTATTGTAGTTTTAATCTTTCATGATATACTTtacaaatgttgaatttatgttTACGCCAATTTGTGAATTTGTCTTGCTAGTTTGTAACTTTTAGGATGGTTTCTTGTATTTATGTGTCGGATGGTAGAGATAAGTTTCTTTTTACTGGGTGATAATTTAAGAATTCTCGAAGTATAACTGATATTTCGTTGAATATTTCGGACTGAGTTGCAGATGCTGCAAAACAAGTGTTTTCTGcttaatattttctatttttctcatTTGTAAACTTTTTGTGAAATCATGAATAACTTTGTTCTAACTCAACTGATTTTTTGGAACTTTTCTATAGATGATTTATCTTATCTACTTGTTTATGTATAACTGATATTTCATTGAATATTTCGGACTGAGTTGCAGATGCTGCAAAACAAGTGTTTTTTGCTTAAtgttttctatttttctcaTTACTCTCTGGTGGATGAAGAACTTTGTTCTAACTCCACTGATTCTTTGGAACTTTTCTTTAGATGATTTATCTTATCTACTTGTTTATAAAATACAACCTCGAGATACCATTGTAGACACTCAgagattatattatttatttgttgcCCCCTCTGATACAATGCAACAGATAAGAAACATTTGgcagtcttttttttttttatcatgggTGATTATATCTTGGTTACTGGCTGTTTTGTAACATTCATATTATGCTAGTTGTAATGTTTTTTATATGTCGTTAAACAGTTTTTGAATCGTACACTTTTCAAAGTCTCAGATCTAGTGCAGAATTAAATGGTCGGGATTTAATGCTTTGGGCTACTTTTATAGGCATAAAAAGGAAAGTATTCTACCATGTTCATTTCATCTTGCACTTAGTTTGAAATCTTTTGAGAGAAGCCACGTGCTGCATATTTTTGTTCGATAATTGTTGCATGATGTGCCAAGTTCTATCTTTTGTTAAATTCTGCCCTAATGTTTTGCAATTTTTTGGAGTAAATGAACTCTCCACTCCGACTAGACGAATCTCATTGTTTGCTATATTGGGAAGTCTTTTTGCTCAAGTGAAATTACTCTTCCTTTTAAGATTCTAACATCGCTTTGCTAATTTATTTAAGGAATGGCAAAAGGTGGCAGGGGAAGACACGGGATCACATCTCGGCTGTACAGACCAACACCATACCACTTACCGTCTTCCAGTATTCCCCATAGCGACAAGCAAAATAATTGCTCGAAAATATTCATCCAAGATTGGGAAGATTCTACTTGTTCAATATGCATGGAGCGTCCTCATAATGCTATTCTTCTCCTCTGTACCTCTTATGATAAAGGCTGTCTTCCCTACATGTGTGGAACCAGCTTCCTCCTTTCGAACTGCCTGGACCAGTACAAGAAGGCAGACACAAAAGTAATGTCATCTAACAACACACCAATTTATGATGCGTCTACTGAAGCAATGGATCCATTGTCTGGTAGGTTGGTGGTTAATGATAAAGTTACAGAGCTCACATGTCCCCTTTGTAGGGGTCAAGTGAAGGGTTGGACGGTTGTGGAGCCAGCACGAGACCATCTCAACGCAAAGAAACGAACTTGCAACCAGGATAACTGCTCATTTATTGGAACATACAAAGAGCTGCAGAAACATGTGAGGACTGAGCACCCTTTTGCTAAGCCGCATGAAGTGGATCCTACTCTAGAACAGAAGTGGAGAAATCTAGAGCAGGAGCGAGAGAGGGAAGATGTGACTGGCACCATAAGGTCGTCAAATCCAGGGGCACTGTTTTTTGGCGATTACGTAATTGAACTAAGCCATTTTGATTTGGGTTCTGATGGTGATGCGGGGATGCCTTGGAACCAAACGAGGAATTAGAAAATGAATTTGACAGGAGGTTGATGTCTGTGATGATGTTTCTGCAGGTGTTTGATTCTGAAACGAGACAGAATGATCGAGGCTCAAGCCACACTCCAAGATCGAGTCATGGTAACCCCGTTGCTTCTTTCCACGAATTGGATCAAGATGACAACCATATTGATGAAAATGAAGTTTCTGGGAGGAACCGTATGACATGGGCTAGTCGTCTACGTCGCCGTGGTAGAGTCATCTTGGGACGGTCAGGACGTAGGTGAAGGCCAAGAGAGGGCAATAATGAGCATAGTGTATAGTGGTGGTGTGCAAGTTCCGATCACTTCATTTGTTTGTATTGTTTTCTCAATCTCACTAATGCTCCATGTTTTGTTGGATATCTAAAGATTATGTAGCATCAAACTAACTGTTTGATTGTAATTTACTGATGAATTAATTAGGATGTTTATCGTCGAcgttatatttatattattgatGAAAATTTATGGTTCCGACTTATTCTCTCTTTGACCTTCATTGTAAGAAACGTTTGTTGTCTCTGGTTTCTTAGAGCATCTGCACTAGTCTATTAAGGTCAGCCACCTATGCAAGACAGAAGACAGTGTTCATACATTTGAAcgcaaaaaaaatatataattttttttttaataaatagaCTCGTAAAATAAGATGAAATAATTTCAAGTagtaaataaaattgaaaatataaa is a window encoding:
- the LOC142527837 gene encoding uncharacterized protein LOC142527837 isoform X2, whose product is MVELEAHSRDLLEVGPLFYLKGPRKKKEEIHGMAKGGRGRHGITSRLYRPTPYHLPSSSIPHSDKQNNCSKIFIQDWEDSTCSICMERPHNAILLLCTSYDKGCLPYMCGTSFLLSNCLDQYKKADTKVMSSNNTPIYDASTEAMDPLSGRLVVNDKVTELTCPLCRGQVKGWTVVEPARDHLNAKKRTCNQDNCSFIGTYKELQKHVRTEHPFAKPHEVDPTLEQKWRNLEQEREREDVTGTIRSSNPGALFFGDYVIELSHFDLGSDGDAGMPWNQTRN
- the LOC142526523 gene encoding uncharacterized protein LOC142526523; the protein is MENSEPTLVPEWLKNSGNQSGSGSISHLDDKSAPKLSRNNSFLSSNGHDFGRSSSFERTNSSCFHRSSSSNGSGNLRSYNSFGRNRRDRDWEKDRYDSQDKDKSVSADRWRRGFSDSPGNNFSGKFDWDGVRRSQSATSGSHGDRWTKKVVTDSSSAGGNDTSALLTTGALGGSANKTRFERNFPSLGTEERAVIPEVGRVPSPGLSSAIQSLPIGSAAAVGGEKWTSALAEVPVLVGSNGIGSSSVQQSASTQLALGTTATLNMAEAVAQGPSQALVTPQISVGTQRLEELAIKQSRQLIPVTPSMPKTLVSNSSDKQKTKLGQQQHPITSLPGNHSKADMSKSSNVGKLHVLKLLREKNGVAPVLKDNSSPTSGINGVSSTLVSAKSSPNIPTLNRKPVLTVLEKRTTSQAQSRKEFFNLVRKKSMVICTSVTATENFSVMDTRTAVTPPPSETFEKEDATALSTSQIDDAQSSASLSDDLLSEKRDDVTCIDDTCIVPKYLGNGKNGCMDPLFSEEEEAAFLRSLGWEENSDESGLTEEEISTFLKDATKYNSKPALRILEVVQPKFIASLDSQTGISSGLSSSDAKLES
- the LOC142527837 gene encoding uncharacterized protein LOC142527837 isoform X3: MVPPKRMAKGGRGRHGITSRLYRPTPYHLPSSSIPHSDKQNNCSKIFIQDWEDSTCSICMERPHNAILLLCTSYDKGCLPYMCGTSFLLSNCLDQYKKADTKVMSSNNTPIYDASTEAMDPLSGRLVVNDKVTELTCPLCRGQVKGWTVVEPARDHLNAKKRTCNQDNCSFIGTYKELQKHVRTEHPFAKPHEVDPTLEQKWRNLEQEREREDVTGTIRSSNPGALFFGDYVIELSHFDLGSDGDAGMPWNQTRN
- the LOC142527837 gene encoding uncharacterized protein LOC142527837 isoform X4 translates to MAKGGRGRHGITSRLYRPTPYHLPSSSIPHSDKQNNCSKIFIQDWEDSTCSICMERPHNAILLLCTSYDKGCLPYMCGTSFLLSNCLDQYKKADTKVMSSNNTPIYDASTEAMDPLSGRLVVNDKVTELTCPLCRGQVKGWTVVEPARDHLNAKKRTCNQDNCSFIGTYKELQKHVRTEHPFAKPHEVDPTLEQKWRNLEQEREREDVTGTIRSSNPGALFFGDYVIELSHFDLGSDGDAGMPWNQTRN
- the LOC142527837 gene encoding uncharacterized protein LOC142527837 isoform X1 gives rise to the protein MIMDSVCLIILTLITQRNQFCVPRGHGRSSMSFCRGMAKGGRGRHGITSRLYRPTPYHLPSSSIPHSDKQNNCSKIFIQDWEDSTCSICMERPHNAILLLCTSYDKGCLPYMCGTSFLLSNCLDQYKKADTKVMSSNNTPIYDASTEAMDPLSGRLVVNDKVTELTCPLCRGQVKGWTVVEPARDHLNAKKRTCNQDNCSFIGTYKELQKHVRTEHPFAKPHEVDPTLEQKWRNLEQEREREDVTGTIRSSNPGALFFGDYVIELSHFDLGSDGDAGMPWNQTRN